One genomic segment of Streptomyces sp. RerS4 includes these proteins:
- the purM gene encoding phosphoribosylformylglycinamidine cyclo-ligase, protein MTEKTTGASYAAAGVDIEAGDRAVELMKEWVKKTQRPEVLGGLGGFAGLFDASALKRYERPLLASATDGVGTKVDIARQMGVYDTIGHDLVAMVMDDIVVCGAEPLFMTDYICVGKVHPERVAAIVKGIAEGCVLAGCALVGGETAEHPGLLGPDDFDVAGAGTGVVEYDNLLGADRIRTGDAVIAMASSGLHSNGYSLVRHVLFDRAGMSLDRHVEELGRTLGEELLEPTKIYSLDCLALTRTAEVHAYSHITGGGLAANLARVIPDHLHATVDRSTWTPGAIFDLVGKAGSVERLELEKTLNMGVGMMAVVPQESVDVALTALADRGVDAWVAGEILDRGDHAEGATLTGSYAV, encoded by the coding sequence ATGACAGAGAAGACCACCGGTGCCAGCTACGCAGCCGCAGGCGTGGACATCGAAGCGGGCGACCGCGCCGTCGAGCTGATGAAGGAGTGGGTGAAGAAGACGCAGCGCCCCGAGGTCCTCGGCGGCCTCGGCGGTTTCGCCGGCCTCTTCGACGCCTCCGCCCTCAAGCGCTACGAGCGCCCCCTGCTGGCCTCGGCCACCGACGGGGTCGGCACCAAGGTGGACATCGCCCGCCAGATGGGCGTGTACGACACGATCGGCCACGACCTCGTCGCGATGGTCATGGACGACATCGTCGTCTGCGGCGCCGAGCCGCTCTTCATGACGGACTACATCTGCGTGGGCAAGGTCCACCCGGAGCGGGTCGCCGCCATCGTCAAGGGCATCGCCGAGGGCTGCGTCCTCGCCGGCTGCGCCCTGGTCGGCGGCGAGACCGCCGAGCACCCGGGCCTGCTGGGCCCGGACGACTTCGACGTGGCGGGCGCGGGCACCGGGGTCGTCGAGTACGACAACCTGCTGGGCGCCGACCGCATCCGTACGGGGGACGCCGTCATCGCGATGGCCTCCTCGGGCCTTCACTCGAACGGGTACTCGCTCGTCCGGCACGTCCTCTTCGACCGCGCCGGGATGTCCCTCGACCGGCACGTCGAGGAGCTCGGCCGGACCCTCGGCGAGGAGCTGCTGGAGCCCACCAAGATCTACTCGCTGGACTGCCTGGCGCTCACCCGCACGGCCGAGGTCCACGCGTACTCGCACATCACCGGCGGTGGCCTCGCCGCGAACCTGGCCCGGGTCATCCCGGACCACCTGCACGCCACGGTCGACCGTTCCACGTGGACGCCCGGAGCGATCTTCGACCTGGTCGGCAAGGCCGGCTCGGTCGAGCGCCTCGAACTGGAGAAGACCCTGAACATGGGCGTCGGCATGATGGCCGTCGTCCCGCAGGAATCGGTGGACGTGGCCCTGACCGCCCTCGCCGACCGGGGCGTCGACGCCTGGGTCGCCGGCGAGATCCTCGACCGGGGCGACCACGCCGAGGGCGCGACCCTGACCGGCTCGTACGCCGTCTGA
- a CDS encoding DUF3073 domain-containing protein, which yields MGRGRAKAKQTKVARQLKYNSGGTDLTRLANELGASPTEPLPISAPVEVDDDLDDDDPYAKYADLYNDDDDDEDEESGPSAHRRGA from the coding sequence ATGGGGCGCGGCCGGGCCAAGGCCAAGCAGACAAAGGTCGCCCGCCAGCTGAAGTACAACAGCGGCGGGACCGACCTGACGCGTCTGGCCAATGAGCTGGGCGCATCGCCGACAGAGCCGCTGCCTATCAGCGCGCCGGTCGAAGTCGATGACGATCTGGACGACGACGACCCGTACGCCAAGTACGCGGATCTCTACAACGATGACGACGATGACGAGGACGAAGAGTCCGGTCCGTCGGCGCACCGTCGCGGGGCTTGA